A single window of Methylobacterium nodulans ORS 2060 DNA harbors:
- a CDS encoding MFS transporter, with amino-acid sequence MNRANDELEARTIRKVAWRLLPLIVIIYLVAYIDRTNVSFAATGGMSNALGLSAKDFGFGAGIFFLGYFLFEVPSNLLLEKAGARRWIARIMISWGLVAAAMAFATGPTSFVIMRFLLGVAEAGFFPGVILYFTYWFPKSYRSRVLASLYVAVPVSNAVTAALSGVLLGLDGLFGLAGWQWLFIIEAAPAVLLAFVVLRYLTDTPAKAEWLQPDEKAWLCSTIEKERQDLLRQESGHMTLRRAFTDVRVLSLALMYFTIVTATYGITYFLPQIVKGIGGSNLQIGLISAAPYIVGTVGLLAWSWSSDRMRERKWHYVVACLLGAGGLAAAGFYGSTMMAVVAIAVATVGLYGCKPAFWTMPSEFLTGTAAAGGIAMINSIGNLGGFVGPFVVGWIKDATGGFGAALGFLTACAILSALLTVVTVPSRVRPAHKIATLPT; translated from the coding sequence ATGAATCGCGCCAACGATGAGCTGGAGGCGAGGACCATACGCAAGGTCGCCTGGCGGCTTCTGCCTCTCATCGTCATCATCTATCTGGTCGCCTATATCGACAGGACCAATGTCAGCTTTGCCGCGACGGGCGGCATGTCCAATGCGCTCGGCCTGTCGGCGAAGGATTTCGGCTTCGGTGCCGGCATCTTCTTCCTCGGGTACTTTCTGTTCGAGGTCCCGAGCAATCTTCTGCTCGAAAAAGCCGGTGCGCGGCGGTGGATCGCCCGGATCATGATCTCGTGGGGCCTGGTTGCCGCCGCGATGGCCTTCGCGACAGGGCCGACGAGCTTCGTGATCATGCGGTTCCTGCTCGGCGTCGCCGAAGCCGGCTTCTTTCCGGGGGTGATCCTGTACTTCACCTACTGGTTCCCCAAATCGTACCGCAGCCGCGTGCTGGCCTCGCTCTACGTCGCCGTCCCGGTCTCGAATGCCGTGACCGCGGCCCTGTCGGGCGTGCTGCTCGGCCTCGACGGGCTGTTCGGTCTCGCGGGCTGGCAATGGCTTTTCATCATCGAGGCGGCGCCGGCCGTTCTCCTGGCCTTCGTCGTCCTGCGATACCTCACCGACACGCCCGCCAAGGCCGAATGGCTGCAGCCGGACGAGAAGGCATGGCTCTGCTCCACCATCGAGAAGGAGCGGCAGGACCTGCTCAGGCAGGAAAGCGGCCACATGACCCTGCGCCGCGCCTTCACGGACGTCCGGGTCCTGTCCCTGGCCCTGATGTACTTCACCATCGTGACGGCGACCTACGGCATCACCTATTTCCTACCCCAGATCGTGAAGGGAATCGGCGGCTCCAACCTGCAGATCGGCCTGATCAGCGCGGCGCCCTACATTGTCGGCACGGTCGGGCTGCTCGCATGGAGCTGGTCGTCCGACCGCATGCGAGAGCGCAAGTGGCACTACGTCGTGGCCTGCCTTCTCGGCGCAGGCGGCCTTGCCGCGGCAGGGTTCTACGGCAGCACCATGATGGCCGTCGTCGCCATCGCGGTGGCCACGGTCGGCCTCTACGGATGCAAGCCGGCCTTCTGGACCATGCCGAGCGAGTTCCTGACCGGAACGGCGGCCGCGGGCGGGATCGCGATGATCAACTCGATCGGCAATCTCGGCGGCTTCGTCGGGCCCTTCGTGGTCGGCTGGATCAAGGACGCCACGGGCGGGTTCGGCGCCGCACTGGGCTTCCTGACCGCATGCGCGATCCTGTCGGCGCTGCTTACCGTCGTGACGGTGCCGTCGCGGGTGCGGCCGGCCCACAAGATCGCGACCCTGCCCACCTGA
- a CDS encoding LysR family transcriptional regulator produces MLRELKTFVTVARHGSFAAAGQVIGLTPSAISAQIRNLEQELGMRLFDRTGRTALLNMNGKKALALAEEMLATFSRMAEVGDGATIRGELKVGAIATVQTGILPGALVSLQRQAPDLKIHLVPGMSLTLLNQVDSGEIDLALLVKPPFSLQKDLHSEDLAQEEFVLITPHRITSDDPAEILSDHPFIRYDRASFAGRLVARFLQQQGIDPDQILELDEIEAIVRMVEGGLGVSIVPLAGLWITTADRVRVLRLGRLAFHRTLQAVVRYSQRTVPAVELFLGCVREAVTQSR; encoded by the coding sequence ATGCTCCGTGAACTCAAGACCTTCGTCACCGTCGCTCGCCACGGGAGCTTCGCAGCGGCCGGACAGGTCATCGGCCTGACGCCGTCGGCAATCAGCGCGCAGATCCGCAACCTGGAGCAGGAACTCGGCATGCGCCTGTTCGACCGCACCGGCCGCACCGCGTTGCTCAACATGAACGGCAAAAAGGCGCTCGCTCTCGCAGAAGAGATGCTGGCGACCTTCTCGCGCATGGCTGAAGTTGGAGACGGCGCAACCATACGCGGCGAGCTGAAGGTCGGAGCGATTGCGACGGTGCAGACCGGCATACTGCCTGGCGCGCTCGTGAGCCTGCAACGCCAAGCGCCGGATCTCAAGATCCACCTGGTTCCTGGAATGTCCCTGACTTTGCTCAATCAGGTCGATTCCGGCGAGATCGATCTTGCTCTTCTGGTGAAGCCGCCGTTTTCCCTGCAGAAGGATTTGCATTCGGAGGATCTGGCGCAAGAAGAATTCGTGTTGATCACGCCGCATCGCATCACGTCAGACGATCCGGCCGAGATCCTGTCGGACCACCCGTTCATCCGCTATGACAGGGCGTCCTTCGCCGGGCGGCTGGTCGCCCGGTTTCTGCAACAGCAGGGCATCGATCCCGACCAGATCCTCGAACTCGATGAGATCGAAGCCATCGTGAGGATGGTCGAGGGCGGCTTGGGTGTGTCGATCGTGCCGTTGGCCGGTCTGTGGATCACCACGGCGGATCGGGTGCGTGTCCTGCGGCTCGGTCGGCTGGCGTTCCACCGCACGCTCCAGGCCGTCGTCCGCTACTCTCAGCGGACCGTCCCGGCCGTCGAGCTCTTCCTGGGGTGCGTCAGGGAGGCTGTCACACAATCCCGGTGA
- the garD gene encoding galactarate dehydratase, with protein MKTMGEVPRTIRVHEADNVAIVVNAFGLPAGTVFPDGLVLREFVPQGHKVALADIAAGEAVRRYGEVIGTAREDIPRGAWVEESRMRTPPAPALDALELATRVPAPLPPLDGYTFEGYRNPDGSVGTRNILAISTSVQCVAGTLDVAIRRIREELLPRYPNVDDVVGLTHAYGCGVAINAPEAAIPIRTLQSLARNPNFGGEVMVVGLGCEKLVAERLLPDGQTEGVVRLQDERHQGFGMMLDSIMAMAEARLEVLNRRRRETCPASDLVVGLQCGGSDAFSGVTANPALGFAADLLVRCGATVLFSEVTEVRDAIHLLTPRAETEEVARALIREMAWYDAYLARGEADRSANPSPGNKKGGLNTIVEKALGSVAKSGTSAIRGVLAPGERVRQKGLIFAATPASDFVCGTLQLASGITLQVFSTGRGTPYGLKQAPVIKVATRTELSERWSDLIDLDAGRIATGKATIEEMGWELFRLILDVASGRRKPWSDHWGLYNDLTLFNPAPVT; from the coding sequence ATGAAGACGATGGGCGAGGTGCCGCGCACCATCCGGGTGCATGAGGCGGACAACGTCGCGATCGTGGTCAACGCCTTCGGGCTGCCGGCCGGGACGGTGTTTCCGGACGGCCTGGTGCTGCGCGAATTCGTGCCGCAGGGCCACAAGGTGGCGCTCGCCGACATCGCCGCGGGCGAGGCGGTCCGGCGCTACGGCGAGGTGATCGGCACCGCCCGCGAGGACATCCCGCGCGGCGCCTGGGTCGAGGAATCGCGCATGCGCACCCCGCCCGCCCCCGCTCTCGACGCGCTGGAACTCGCCACCCGCGTCCCCGCTCCACTGCCGCCCCTCGACGGCTACACCTTCGAGGGCTACCGCAATCCCGACGGCTCGGTCGGCACCCGCAACATCCTGGCCATCTCCACCAGCGTGCAATGCGTCGCCGGCACCCTCGACGTCGCCATCCGGCGCATCCGCGAGGAGCTGCTGCCGCGCTATCCCAATGTCGATGACGTGGTCGGCCTCACCCATGCCTATGGCTGCGGCGTCGCCATCAATGCGCCGGAGGCGGCGATCCCGATCCGCACCCTCCAGAGCCTCGCCCGGAACCCGAATTTCGGCGGCGAGGTGATGGTGGTGGGGCTCGGCTGCGAGAAGCTGGTCGCGGAGCGCCTGCTGCCGGACGGGCAGACCGAGGGCGTGGTGCGCCTCCAAGACGAGCGCCACCAGGGCTTCGGCATGATGCTCGACAGCATCATGGCCATGGCCGAGGCGCGGCTGGAGGTGCTCAACCGCCGCCGTCGCGAGACCTGCCCGGCCTCCGACCTCGTGGTCGGGCTGCAATGCGGCGGCAGCGACGCCTTCTCAGGCGTGACCGCCAATCCGGCGCTCGGCTTTGCCGCCGACCTCCTGGTGCGCTGCGGCGCCACCGTGCTGTTCTCGGAGGTCACGGAGGTGCGCGACGCCATCCACCTGCTCACCCCCCGGGCCGAGACCGAGGAGGTGGCCCGCGCGCTCATCCGCGAGATGGCGTGGTACGACGCTTATCTCGCCCGCGGCGAGGCCGACCGCAGCGCCAATCCGTCTCCCGGCAACAAGAAGGGCGGGCTCAACACCATCGTCGAGAAGGCGCTGGGCTCGGTGGCGAAGTCGGGCACCAGCGCGATCCGGGGCGTGCTGGCGCCGGGCGAGCGGGTGCGCCAGAAGGGGCTGATCTTCGCCGCGACCCCGGCGAGCGACTTCGTGTGCGGCACGCTGCAGCTTGCCTCCGGCATCACGCTGCAGGTGTTCTCCACGGGGCGGGGCACGCCCTACGGGCTCAAGCAGGCGCCGGTGATCAAGGTGGCGACCCGCACCGAACTCTCCGAGCGCTGGTCGGACCTGATCGACCTCGACGCGGGCCGGATCGCCACCGGCAAGGCGACGATCGAGGAGATGGGCTGGGAGCTCTTCCGGCTGATCCTCGACGTGGCGAGCGGGCGCCGCAAGCCGTGGTCCGACCATTGGGGCCTCTACAACGACCTCACGCTGTTCAACCCGGCGCCCGTAACTTAA
- a CDS encoding VOC family protein codes for MAPQGRFVWFELMTGDMAAARAFYADVVGWGTRDASVPGMPYTLLTIGETSVCGMMALPSAAQRTGARPSWIGYVGASDVDAAANRAVRLGGTLHIPPTEVPNVSRFAVISDPQAARLGLFRWLVPRPEEVDPADRPGHVGWSELLAADGRTALGFYRELFGWDYAEGGEVDPAGEYSVFAAGRQAIGGVLTKPEIVPAAFWLHYFVVPDIARAAERVTSGGGQILNGPMEGPGGTWILHGMDPQGVLFALMGRGRARTVTVTWASDWHGRSSGGRVLMTRIGSLHAEAPGAPDAPPEGPPGRRA; via the coding sequence ATGGCTCCTCAAGGCCGGTTCGTCTGGTTCGAGTTGATGACGGGCGACATGGCGGCGGCGAGGGCCTTTTACGCCGATGTCGTCGGCTGGGGCACGAGAGACGCCTCTGTGCCGGGCATGCCCTACACGCTCCTGACGATCGGCGAGACGTCGGTTTGCGGGATGATGGCGCTGCCCAGTGCGGCGCAGCGGACGGGGGCGCGGCCGAGTTGGATCGGCTATGTCGGCGCCAGCGATGTCGATGCCGCTGCCAACCGGGCTGTACGTCTCGGCGGCACGCTGCACATCCCGCCGACAGAAGTCCCGAATGTGAGCCGTTTCGCGGTCATCAGCGATCCGCAGGCGGCGCGGCTCGGGCTGTTCAGATGGCTCGTGCCCCGCCCGGAGGAGGTCGATCCAGCCGACCGTCCGGGCCATGTTGGCTGGTCCGAGCTCCTTGCCGCTGACGGACGTACCGCGCTGGGCTTCTACCGCGAACTCTTCGGCTGGGACTACGCGGAGGGCGGGGAGGTCGATCCGGCGGGCGAATACAGCGTGTTTGCGGCGGGCAGGCAAGCGATCGGCGGCGTGCTCACCAAACCCGAGATCGTGCCCGCTGCGTTCTGGCTTCACTACTTCGTGGTCCCGGACATCGCACGGGCGGCCGAGCGCGTGACGTCCGGAGGCGGCCAGATCCTCAACGGACCGATGGAAGGTCCCGGCGGCACCTGGATCCTGCACGGCATGGACCCGCAGGGAGTCCTGTTCGCCCTGATGGGGAGAGGACGCGCCCGGACCGTCACCGTGACGTGGGCAAGCGACTGGCACGGGCGCTCGTCCGGAGGCAGGGTCCTGATGACGCGCATCGGGTCACTCCATGCGGAAGCTCCCGGGGCGCCCGACGCGCCGCCGGAAGGCCCGCCGGGTCGGCGCGCGTGA
- a CDS encoding ribonuclease activity regulator RraA — MATDAQIRDVLSNVTTATITTILLKKGLRNVWLRGTKPLRTGQPRLVGRAFTLRFVPAREDLATPESWSSPRSTRAAIEAMPEGCIAVVDAMGVTDAGIFGDILCARMSKKGVAALITDGVVRDVAGVLATNLPVWCQGAAAPPSVAGLTFVGWQEPIACGGVAVYPDDVIVVDDDGAVLIPAALVDHVLETAPEQERLEGWIMKQVEGGASLPGLYPPNDDNKARYAAETKR; from the coding sequence ATGGCGACGGATGCACAAATCAGGGATGTTCTTTCCAACGTCACCACGGCGACCATCACGACAATTCTTCTGAAGAAAGGGCTGCGCAACGTCTGGCTGCGCGGGACGAAGCCGCTGCGCACGGGGCAGCCGCGGCTGGTCGGGCGTGCCTTCACCCTCCGCTTCGTTCCTGCGCGAGAGGACCTTGCGACGCCCGAATCCTGGTCGTCTCCGCGCTCGACACGTGCTGCCATCGAAGCCATGCCCGAGGGCTGCATCGCTGTCGTGGACGCGATGGGCGTCACCGATGCCGGGATCTTCGGTGACATCCTGTGCGCGCGCATGAGCAAGAAGGGCGTCGCCGCCCTGATCACCGACGGGGTGGTCCGCGACGTGGCGGGTGTGCTTGCCACGAACCTTCCGGTCTGGTGCCAGGGGGCCGCGGCCCCGCCTTCCGTGGCCGGCCTCACCTTCGTCGGCTGGCAGGAGCCGATCGCCTGCGGCGGGGTCGCCGTGTACCCGGATGACGTGATCGTGGTGGACGACGACGGCGCGGTGCTGATCCCGGCCGCCCTCGTGGACCACGTCCTCGAGACCGCACCCGAGCAGGAGCGGCTTGAGGGATGGATCATGAAGCAGGTCGAGGGCGGAGCCTCGCTGCCCGGCCTGTACCCGCCGAACGACGACAACAAGGCGCGCTACGCGGCCGAGACGAAGCGCTGA
- a CDS encoding SagB/ThcOx family dehydrogenase — translation MQASRTAHIQAASPATLSVRLSRHIALEAAAGGEILVRVEHQAVSLGTFDACVVEHMRALSAGLPVDLLAASRDSVDREVLRLVQRLARSGLVEYSLVRADRGGEVVIEPQVPDYWPQLPDLTDGDTLVLSRFAYMRRRASEMVLESPRSGALFRLGDPAAAAMLASLSEPQPVARLRRQDGFPGTELLALLLDSQILLRIEADGDAGLRATEGDEHLVLWDFHDFLFHTRSTEGRHANPLGGRYPYVGLSNPPPAIRPRWPGRAIDLRRDSDTPGATVRPVTALLRERRSTRSFDDRAPLTRAELARLLDSAARVQATWCSPLDGEHGGPMMSYTARPYPSAGASYELELYLAVRHCDGLAPGYYHYDAGRHALTLLHVRPQDLDALLAAAAFAMGAPGPPQVLITIAARFGRVSWKYSAVAYELILKNVGVLTQTLYLVATEMGLGGCAIGSANIELFARMTGLPHHIEGAVGQFALGRGLDEEEADGPA, via the coding sequence ATGCAAGCCTCCCGGACCGCGCACATACAGGCTGCGTCGCCGGCGACGCTGTCGGTCCGGCTCAGCCGCCACATCGCCCTCGAGGCGGCCGCAGGCGGCGAGATCCTGGTCCGCGTCGAGCATCAAGCGGTCAGTCTCGGCACTTTCGATGCCTGCGTGGTGGAGCACATGCGCGCTCTCTCGGCGGGTCTGCCGGTGGACCTGCTGGCCGCCAGCCGGGATAGCGTCGACCGGGAGGTGCTGCGGCTCGTCCAGCGCCTCGCCCGAAGCGGCCTCGTCGAGTACAGCCTCGTCCGCGCGGATCGCGGCGGCGAGGTCGTCATCGAGCCGCAGGTTCCGGATTACTGGCCGCAACTGCCGGACCTGACCGACGGCGACACCCTGGTCCTCTCGCGGTTCGCCTACATGCGGCGGCGCGCGAGCGAAATGGTGTTGGAATCGCCCCGCTCCGGCGCCCTGTTCCGGCTCGGCGATCCTGCTGCCGCTGCCATGCTCGCCAGCCTCTCCGAGCCGCAGCCCGTCGCGCGGCTCCGCCGCCAGGACGGCTTCCCGGGCACCGAGCTGCTGGCCCTGCTGCTGGACAGCCAGATTCTCCTTCGGATCGAGGCGGATGGCGATGCCGGGCTGCGCGCGACGGAGGGTGACGAGCATCTCGTGCTCTGGGACTTCCACGATTTTCTCTTCCACACCCGCAGTACGGAGGGCCGGCACGCCAATCCCTTAGGGGGGCGCTACCCCTATGTCGGCCTGTCGAACCCTCCGCCGGCTATTCGCCCCCGCTGGCCCGGCCGGGCCATCGACCTGCGCAGAGACTCGGACACCCCCGGCGCAACGGTCCGGCCGGTGACGGCGCTGCTGCGCGAGCGCCGTTCGACCCGCAGCTTCGACGACCGGGCCCCGCTAACGCGCGCCGAACTGGCGCGGCTCCTCGACAGCGCGGCTCGGGTCCAGGCGACGTGGTGCAGCCCGCTCGACGGCGAGCATGGCGGCCCGATGATGTCCTACACGGCGAGGCCCTATCCCTCGGCGGGGGCGAGCTACGAACTCGAACTCTACCTTGCGGTCCGGCACTGCGACGGGCTCGCGCCCGGCTACTATCATTACGATGCAGGCCGGCACGCCCTCACGCTCCTCCATGTGCGCCCGCAGGACCTCGATGCGCTGCTTGCGGCCGCCGCCTTCGCGATGGGCGCGCCCGGCCCGCCACAGGTCCTGATCACCATCGCGGCGCGCTTCGGCCGTGTGTCGTGGAAGTACAGCGCCGTGGCCTATGAGCTGATCCTGAAGAACGTCGGCGTCCTCACGCAGACGCTGTACCTCGTAGCCACGGAGATGGGGCTCGGCGGCTGCGCGATCGGCAGCGCCAACATCGAGCTCTTCGCGAGGATGACGGGCCTGCCGCACCACATTGAAGGGGCCGTCGGCCAGTTCGCGCTGGGGCGCGGGCTCGACGAGGAGGAGGCGGACGGCCCGGCATAG
- a CDS encoding gluconate 2-dehydrogenase subunit 3 family protein, with protein sequence MNRPAPVAPGPLSSRRRLLIGLWRLLLIGGVLLHERGAVAARRPREAHTARTIAAVIDRMLPADELPGGCALGIDRRILALADPELQRSLAAGVAWLDGRARRVNAPDFLALDEARQEAILRAARASTAEGAAAIAWRLREFALTAYYSHPTVMAAFAYAGPPQPGGFPDFEEAPR encoded by the coding sequence ATGAACCGGCCCGCGCCCGTCGCACCGGGGCCGCTCTCTTCCCGTCGGCGCCTGCTCATCGGTCTCTGGCGCCTGCTGCTGATCGGGGGAGTCCTCCTGCACGAGCGCGGCGCTGTCGCGGCGCGCCGGCCACGCGAGGCGCACACTGCACGAACGATCGCGGCCGTGATCGACCGCATGCTGCCGGCCGACGAGCTGCCGGGTGGATGCGCGCTCGGGATCGACCGCCGCATCCTCGCACTGGCCGATCCGGAGCTGCAACGGAGCCTCGCGGCCGGTGTCGCGTGGCTCGACGGCCGAGCCCGGAGGGTGAATGCCCCGGATTTCCTCGCGCTCGACGAAGCCCGGCAGGAGGCGATTCTCAGGGCCGCGAGAGCCTCCACTGCGGAGGGCGCTGCCGCCATCGCGTGGCGCCTGCGCGAGTTCGCTCTCACCGCCTACTACTCCCATCCGACCGTGATGGCGGCGTTCGCGTATGCGGGGCCGCCCCAGCCCGGGGGCTTCCCGGACTTCGAGGAGGCGCCGCGGTGA
- a CDS encoding GMC family oxidoreductase, producing MTAPGWDVVVVGSGAGGAAAAYGLCERGLSVLLLEAGPRFDPAADYGQARTDWELRDFPEKPGSQGRVSFARGQVLAADEPQLASWNRVSGRHVEGRRRVMGQYHHVRGVGGSTLHFTGEAHRLHPAAMRMRSRFGVAADWPIDYAELEPFYVRAERIMGVAGPAAQGARWRSAPFPLPPHPLSYGARTLGRGAAALGLGWEANSRAALSRPSGKRPPCNYCGACQMGCMPGDKGSADVTFVAGALATGRCTLRAESPVVRIESGPDDRVAAVLVGRPDGSLERIVTPHLVLAAGAVETPRLLLASDDLANESGQVGRNFMETLATVLIALHPEPQHARRGLPDDAICWDFNAPDAIPGVVGGCRLYNSSAEAGFLGLSAFAIHAVPGWGRDHAREMRRTWGHSLSLSALGESLPNAVARVDLDAQARDRFGIPVARITSWLVESEIARLRFMAVTCRAMLAACGATDLIDVLTTWDMFNATHVFGTCRMGTDPATSVIDPSLRSHRWRNLWITDASVFPSSGGGEGPALTIAALALRTAQGIGR from the coding sequence GTGACGGCGCCCGGCTGGGACGTCGTCGTCGTGGGAAGCGGGGCCGGAGGAGCCGCGGCGGCGTACGGCCTGTGCGAGCGCGGCCTGTCGGTCCTCCTGCTGGAAGCTGGTCCGCGCTTCGATCCGGCAGCCGATTACGGCCAGGCCAGGACGGATTGGGAGCTGCGCGACTTCCCCGAGAAGCCAGGGTCGCAGGGCCGGGTGAGCTTCGCGCGCGGTCAGGTCCTGGCGGCGGACGAACCCCAGCTCGCTTCGTGGAATCGTGTCTCGGGCCGTCACGTCGAGGGGCGGCGGCGCGTGATGGGCCAGTATCATCACGTGCGCGGGGTGGGCGGCAGCACTCTCCACTTCACCGGAGAGGCCCACCGTCTCCATCCCGCAGCGATGCGGATGCGGAGCCGCTTCGGTGTCGCCGCGGACTGGCCCATCGACTACGCGGAACTCGAACCCTTCTATGTCCGGGCCGAGCGGATCATGGGCGTCGCGGGCCCGGCGGCGCAGGGCGCCCGCTGGCGTTCCGCGCCCTTTCCGCTGCCGCCCCATCCCCTGTCCTACGGGGCGCGGACCCTCGGCCGGGGGGCTGCCGCGCTCGGGCTCGGCTGGGAGGCCAACAGCCGCGCGGCTCTCTCGCGGCCTTCCGGCAAGAGGCCGCCGTGCAACTATTGCGGCGCCTGCCAGATGGGCTGCATGCCGGGGGACAAGGGCAGCGCCGACGTCACATTCGTCGCCGGCGCGCTCGCGACGGGCCGCTGCACATTGCGTGCCGAATCGCCTGTCGTCCGGATCGAATCCGGCCCCGACGACCGCGTGGCCGCCGTGCTGGTCGGCCGCCCGGACGGCAGCCTGGAGCGGATCGTCACGCCACATCTCGTGCTGGCCGCCGGTGCGGTCGAGACGCCGCGACTGCTGCTCGCCTCGGACGACCTCGCCAACGAGAGCGGGCAGGTCGGGCGCAACTTCATGGAGACGCTGGCAACCGTGCTGATTGCCCTGCACCCGGAGCCGCAGCATGCCCGGCGGGGCTTGCCCGACGACGCCATCTGCTGGGACTTCAACGCACCCGACGCGATCCCGGGCGTGGTGGGCGGGTGCCGCCTCTACAACTCCTCGGCCGAAGCTGGCTTTCTGGGCCTGTCGGCCTTCGCCATCCATGCGGTGCCGGGCTGGGGCCGCGACCATGCCCGTGAGATGCGCCGCACCTGGGGGCACTCGCTGAGCCTCTCGGCCCTCGGCGAGAGCCTTCCCAACGCAGTCGCCCGGGTCGACCTCGACGCGCAGGCGCGCGACAGGTTCGGCATTCCGGTAGCCCGTATCACCTCCTGGCTGGTGGAATCCGAGATCGCCCGCCTGCGCTTCATGGCGGTCACCTGCCGCGCGATGCTGGCCGCCTGCGGCGCCACCGACCTGATCGATGTGCTGACCACCTGGGACATGTTCAACGCCACGCACGTCTTCGGCACCTGCCGTATGGGCACAGATCCGGCAACCTCAGTGATCGATCCGAGCCTGCGCTCCCACCGCTGGCGCAATCTTTGGATCACCGACGCGAGCGTCTTCCCATCGTCGGGAGGTGGCGAGGGGCCCGCGCTCACGATCGCGGCCCTGGCGCTGCGCACGGCGCAGGGGATCGGGCGCTGA
- the gabD gene encoding NADP-dependent succinate-semialdehyde dehydrogenase, translating to MENILSSKLPTLKNPALFRQQAYIDGAFVDADSGETIAVDNPATGQVLGTVPRMGAAETERAIAAAQAALPDWRGRTAKERAAILRRWFSLILENQDDLAAIMTAEQGKPLPESRGEIAYAAAFIEWFAEEAKRVYGDVIPAHGPDKRIVVLKQPIGVCAAITPWNFPAAMITRKAGPALAAGCTMVLKPASQTPFSALALCALAQQAGIPPGVLSCLTGSAQAIGGAMTASPIVRKLSFTGSTEIGRELLAQCAKTIKKTSMELGGNAPFIVFDDADLDLAVKGAIASKYRNAGQTCVCANRILVQDGIYDAFAERLASAVQAMRVGDGFAAGTVIGPLIDAQAVVKVEEHIRDALDKGARLLTGGRRHALGGSFYEPTVLSGTTPAMKIFREETFGPVAPLFRFRTEEEAVALANDTEFGLASYFYGRDIGRVWRVAEALEYGIVGINEGIISTEVAPFGGVKESGLGREGSHYGIEDYLEIKYLCMGGI from the coding sequence ATGGAAAACATACTGAGCAGTAAGCTCCCTACGCTGAAGAACCCTGCGCTGTTTCGCCAGCAGGCCTATATCGACGGGGCCTTCGTGGATGCCGACAGCGGCGAGACCATCGCGGTCGACAACCCGGCCACGGGCCAGGTCCTCGGAACGGTGCCCAGGATGGGCGCCGCCGAAACGGAGCGCGCCATCGCCGCAGCCCAGGCGGCGCTGCCCGACTGGCGGGGGCGCACCGCCAAGGAGCGCGCCGCGATCCTGCGCCGCTGGTTCAGCCTGATCCTGGAGAACCAGGACGATCTCGCCGCCATCATGACCGCCGAGCAGGGCAAGCCGCTGCCCGAGAGCCGCGGCGAGATCGCCTACGCGGCCGCCTTCATCGAGTGGTTCGCCGAGGAGGCCAAGCGCGTCTACGGCGACGTCATCCCGGCCCACGGGCCGGACAAGCGGATCGTCGTGCTCAAGCAGCCGATCGGCGTCTGCGCGGCGATCACGCCCTGGAACTTCCCGGCCGCCATGATCACCCGCAAGGCCGGACCGGCGCTGGCCGCCGGCTGCACCATGGTGCTCAAGCCCGCAAGCCAGACGCCGTTCTCGGCGCTGGCGCTGTGCGCGCTGGCGCAGCAGGCCGGGATCCCCCCGGGGGTGCTCTCCTGCCTGACCGGCTCGGCCCAGGCGATCGGCGGGGCGATGACCGCCAGCCCGATCGTGCGCAAGCTCTCCTTCACCGGCTCGACCGAGATCGGCCGCGAACTGCTTGCGCAGTGCGCCAAGACCATCAAGAAGACCTCGATGGAGCTGGGCGGGAATGCGCCGTTCATCGTCTTCGACGATGCGGACCTCGATCTCGCGGTGAAGGGCGCGATCGCCTCGAAGTACCGCAACGCCGGCCAGACCTGCGTGTGCGCCAACCGCATCCTGGTGCAGGACGGCATCTACGATGCCTTCGCGGAGCGCCTGGCGAGCGCCGTGCAGGCCATGCGGGTGGGCGACGGCTTTGCGGCCGGCACGGTGATCGGGCCGCTGATCGACGCCCAGGCGGTGGTGAAGGTCGAGGAGCACATCAGGGACGCCCTCGACAAAGGGGCGCGGCTCCTCACGGGCGGGCGGCGCCACGCGCTGGGCGGCAGCTTCTACGAGCCGACGGTGCTGAGCGGGACGACCCCCGCGATGAAGATCTTCCGGGAGGAGACGTTCGGGCCGGTGGCGCCGCTGTTCCGGTTCCGCACCGAGGAGGAGGCGGTGGCACTGGCGAACGACACCGAGTTCGGGCTGGCCTCGTACTTCTACGGCCGCGACATCGGCCGGGTGTGGCGGGTGGCCGAGGCGCTCGAATACGGCATTGTGGGCATCAACGAGGGGATCATCTCGACCGAGGTGGCGCCGTTCGGGGGCGTCAAGGAGAGCGGGCTCGGCCGCGAGGGCTCGCATTACGGCATCGAGGACTATCTGGAGATCAAGTATCTCTGCATGGGCGGCATATAG